One Syntrophales bacterium DNA segment encodes these proteins:
- a CDS encoding alanine--glyoxylate aminotransferase family protein, whose product MKNLLDGIEEILLMGPGPSCVPPTVYKALAKPTLGHLDPYFLTIMDGAKSMLQELLNTKNALTVPMSGTGSAGMEACFVNLVEPGDPVLILTNGVFGRRMQDVAGRLGARVEALEFEWGTPVDLDRTAEALKKGPFSIVAVVHAETSTGVRNPVAEIGKMMADTDTLYLVDAVTSLGGIEVRMDDWRIDALYSGTQKCLSCPPGLAPLSFSDRAAAKLNGRKAKVPNWYLDLSLITNYWNQNRVYHHTAPVNMLYALYESLRLVLEEGPEKAFARHRETHEALVAGLETMGLTMLVDQSFRLPMLNTVRCPEGIDELAVRKRLRQEFKIEIGGGLGPLAGKIWRIGLMGHTARRENVDRFLDALRRVLDRN is encoded by the coding sequence ATGAAAAATCTGCTCGACGGCATCGAAGAAATCCTGCTCATGGGCCCCGGCCCGTCCTGCGTGCCCCCGACGGTCTACAAGGCCCTGGCGAAACCCACACTGGGCCACCTGGACCCCTACTTCCTGACCATCATGGACGGCGCCAAGTCCATGCTCCAGGAACTCCTGAACACGAAAAACGCCCTCACGGTTCCCATGTCGGGGACCGGCTCCGCCGGGATGGAGGCCTGCTTCGTCAACCTGGTGGAGCCCGGGGACCCGGTTCTCATCCTGACGAACGGCGTCTTCGGCCGCCGCATGCAGGACGTGGCGGGGCGGCTGGGAGCCCGCGTGGAGGCCCTGGAGTTCGAGTGGGGAACCCCCGTCGATCTCGATCGCACCGCAGAGGCCCTCAAGAAAGGCCCCTTCTCCATCGTGGCGGTGGTGCACGCCGAGACCTCCACGGGCGTCCGGAACCCCGTCGCCGAGATCGGGAAGATGATGGCCGACACGGACACGCTCTACCTGGTGGACGCCGTCACGAGCCTGGGCGGGATCGAGGTCCGCATGGACGACTGGCGCATCGACGCTCTCTACAGCGGCACCCAGAAGTGCCTCTCCTGCCCGCCGGGCCTGGCCCCTCTCTCCTTTTCGGATCGGGCCGCGGCGAAGCTGAACGGCCGCAAGGCCAAGGTCCCCAACTGGTACCTGGACCTGAGCCTCATCACGAACTATTGGAACCAGAACCGGGTCTACCACCACACGGCCCCGGTGAACATGCTCTACGCCCTGTACGAGTCCCTGCGGCTGGTCCTGGAGGAAGGTCCGGAGAAGGCCTTCGCCCGGCACCGGGAAACCCACGAGGCCCTCGTGGCCGGGCTGGAAACCATGGGGCTCACGATGCTGGTGGATCAGTCCTTCCGCCTGCCCATGCTCAACACCGTCCGCTGCCCGGAAGGGATCGACGAGCTCGCCGTCCGAAAGAGGCTGAGGCAGGAGTTCAAGATCGAGATCGGCGGGGGGCTCGGTCCCCTGGCGGGAAAGATCTGGCGGATCGGTCTCATGGGCCATACGGCCCGGCGGGAGAACGTGGATCGTTTTCTGGACGCCCTCCGGCGGGTCCTCGACAGAAACTGA
- a CDS encoding Dabb family protein, giving the protein MLRHVVFVKFKAGVTAEQVEEVKKALGSLPGKIQEIKGWAYGPDVLRTERSVDFALVADFEDVEALKRYQVHPDHVPVLGLVRSVSEVLQVADFYL; this is encoded by the coding sequence ATGCTCAGGCACGTGGTGTTCGTGAAGTTCAAGGCGGGGGTGACGGCGGAGCAGGTGGAAGAGGTGAAGAAGGCCCTGGGAAGCCTGCCGGGAAAAATCCAGGAGATCAAGGGGTGGGCCTACGGACCCGACGTTCTGAGGACGGAGCGCTCCGTCGACTTCGCCCTCGTGGCCGATTTCGAGGACGTGGAAGCCCTGAAGCGCTACCAGGTCCACCCGGACCACGTCCCGGTCCTGGGGCTGGTGCGCTCCGTGAGCGAGGTGCTGCAGGTCGCGGATTTCTACCTGTAG
- a CDS encoding VWA domain-containing protein, translating into MDRVLEDFVTALRLAGVRISVAETLDACAAATLVGYGNRLLLKDSLGAALAKSGREKALFSDTFDRFFTEFSCNATVPGQEDDPSRDAPLPEDPLSRMLLQRDQAALAAALQEASRQAGIRSIRLPTQRSLYTVRILNALGIEGLDGAIRTLSGAGSGVSLAQADTLQAARQELTESVRRYVEQQLDLYGQGLVNQYLEDALRKTRLSHLEQRHFEKMGEMIRRLVKRLNDIHSRRRKAARRGHLDFKRTLRHNVPYGGFLFDPKWKQRKLNRPDVLVICDISRSMMRLVRFFLLFLYGLNEEILRIRTFVFCSNLVEVSDVFDRYPVEEAVDRLQQGADLPIVMGLTDYSRSLKDFRQQYLDAVTRRTTVLFLGDGRNNNADPDARILREVYQRCRRLVWLNPEPRSFWGTGDSEMKRFLPYCHTARECNTLDHLERVIGALLARTRH; encoded by the coding sequence ATGGACCGGGTGCTGGAGGACTTCGTCACGGCCCTGCGGCTGGCGGGAGTCCGGATCTCCGTCGCCGAGACCCTCGACGCCTGCGCCGCCGCCACGCTGGTGGGGTACGGAAACCGCCTGCTCCTGAAGGATTCCCTCGGCGCCGCCCTGGCCAAGTCCGGGCGCGAGAAGGCGTTGTTCTCCGACACCTTCGACCGTTTCTTCACCGAGTTTTCCTGCAACGCCACCGTTCCGGGGCAGGAAGACGATCCGTCCCGGGACGCCCCGCTCCCGGAGGATCCCCTGAGCCGGATGCTTCTCCAGCGGGATCAGGCCGCTCTCGCAGCAGCCCTCCAGGAAGCTTCCCGGCAGGCCGGAATCCGGTCCATCCGCCTGCCGACGCAGCGGAGCCTCTACACCGTCCGTATCCTCAACGCGCTGGGGATCGAGGGGCTCGACGGAGCGATCCGCACCCTCTCGGGGGCCGGCAGCGGCGTCTCCCTGGCCCAGGCCGACACGCTCCAGGCGGCCCGCCAGGAGCTCACGGAGAGTGTCCGGCGCTACGTGGAGCAGCAGCTCGACCTCTACGGCCAGGGCCTTGTCAACCAGTATCTGGAGGACGCCCTGCGGAAGACCCGTCTCTCCCACCTGGAGCAGCGCCACTTCGAGAAGATGGGCGAGATGATCCGCCGCCTCGTGAAGCGTCTCAACGACATCCACTCGCGCCGGAGGAAGGCGGCCCGGCGGGGCCACCTGGACTTCAAGCGAACCCTTCGGCACAACGTGCCCTACGGGGGCTTCCTTTTCGACCCGAAGTGGAAACAGCGGAAGCTGAACCGGCCCGACGTGCTGGTGATCTGCGACATCAGCCGGTCCATGATGCGCCTCGTCCGCTTCTTTCTCCTGTTCCTCTACGGCCTCAACGAGGAGATCCTCCGTATCCGCACCTTCGTCTTCTGCTCGAACCTGGTGGAGGTGTCGGACGTCTTTGATCGATATCCCGTGGAGGAGGCCGTGGACCGTCTCCAGCAGGGTGCGGACCTGCCGATCGTCATGGGCCTGACGGATTATTCCCGGTCGCTGAAAGACTTCCGGCAGCAATACCTGGATGCCGTGACCAGACGGACGACCGTCCTGTTTCTTGGGGACGGGCGGAACAACAACGCCGACCCGGATGCCCGCATCCTCCGGGAGGTCTACCAGCGGTGCCGGCGCCTTGTCTGGCTGAATCCGGAGCCGCGATCGTTCTGGGGAACCGGCGACTCGGAGATGAAGCGCTTCCTGCCGTACTGCCACACGGCCCGGGAGTGCAACACCCTGGACCACCTGGAACGGGTGATCGGGGCGTTGCTGGCGCGCACCCGGCATTAG
- a CDS encoding D-glycerate dehydrogenase has translation MRKNVLVTLNLPKEPLDRLGGECEVDFHSEDRPMERKAFLERLPGKEGLLPSITDAVDAEAMDRAPGLRMIANFGVGFNNIDVAAATARGIPVSNTPGVLTDATADVAFALILAVNRRVVEGDRMVREGRFRFWAPFLFLGSEVSGKTLGIVGMGRIGQAVARRARGFGMPVLYNNRSRLGREEEAALGASFRSLPDLLAEADIVSLHVPLTPETRHLIDREVLGRMKPSAVLINTSRGPVVDEKALVDALRAGTIAAAGLDVYEEEPRLAAGLAELDNTVLLPHVGSATWETRMKMADLAVTNLLAGLRGERPPNLVNPEVWK, from the coding sequence ATGAGAAAGAACGTGCTGGTGACCCTCAACCTGCCGAAGGAGCCCCTCGACCGGCTGGGGGGCGAGTGCGAGGTGGACTTCCATTCCGAGGACCGCCCCATGGAGCGCAAGGCATTTCTGGAGCGGCTCCCGGGAAAGGAAGGCCTGCTGCCTTCGATCACCGATGCGGTGGACGCGGAGGCCATGGACCGGGCGCCGGGCCTCCGGATGATCGCCAACTTCGGCGTGGGCTTCAACAACATCGACGTGGCGGCCGCCACGGCCCGGGGCATCCCCGTGTCCAACACGCCGGGGGTGCTCACCGATGCCACCGCGGATGTGGCGTTTGCCCTGATCCTGGCGGTGAACCGCCGGGTGGTCGAAGGGGACCGGATGGTCCGGGAAGGACGGTTCCGTTTCTGGGCGCCGTTTCTCTTTCTTGGAAGCGAGGTCTCCGGCAAGACCCTGGGGATCGTCGGGATGGGACGCATCGGCCAGGCCGTGGCCCGGCGTGCCCGGGGATTCGGCATGCCGGTGCTCTACAACAACCGGAGCCGCCTGGGGCGTGAGGAAGAGGCGGCCCTGGGGGCTTCCTTCCGGTCTCTCCCGGACCTCCTCGCGGAGGCAGACATCGTGTCCCTCCACGTTCCGCTGACGCCGGAGACCCGCCACCTGATCGACCGGGAGGTCCTGGGGCGCATGAAGCCCTCGGCAGTCCTGATCAATACCTCCCGGGGACCCGTGGTGGACGAGAAGGCCCTCGTGGACGCCCTCCGTGCAGGTACCATCGCCGCGGCCGGCCTGGACGTCTACGAGGAAGAGCCCAGGCTGGCGGCCGGACTGGCGGAACTGGACAACACCGTCCTCCTGCCCCATGTCGGGAGTGCCACGTGGGAGACCCGGATGAAGATGGCCGATCTGGCCGTGACGAATCTCCTGGCGGGGCTGCGGGGAGAACGGCCGCCGAACCTCGTCAATCCGGAGGTCTGGAAATAA